The segment TCCCATGCTGCTCCTTCTCTAATCTATTGAAATATTGAACATACGAGTTTGATAAGCCGCGATTTGCCGCATCAGTTGAGATTGACGGAAACGAGGGTCGAAACACCTTGATTCTGCATGGTAATCCCGTAAAGATTTTCTGCCACTTCCATCGTCTTCTTGTTATGGGTAATCATGATGATCTGCGAATTTTTCGCAATATCCTGAATTAACCGGTTAAACAACGAGATATTAGCATCATCCAACGCCGCGTCCACTTCATCGAGCACCAGAAAGGGCGTGGGCCGATACTGGATAATTGCCAGGATCAAAGCTATCGCCGCCAATGATTTTTCGCCTCCCGACAAGAGGCTGACGTTCCGGGTGCGTTTCCCTGGAATCTGAATATCCATTTCCACGCCTGTCTCAAGCATTTCCGTGCTGTCCGTCAGATAAAGGCTGCCTTTACCGCCCGGGAATATCCTCGTGAACATCTCCTGGAAGCACAAATTTACCGCCTCAAAGGTCTCGGCAAAGCGCGTGCGTGAAATCCGGTTGATCCTCTCAATGGTGCGCTGTAAAGACTGCAAGGAAGCGGTGATGTCGGCATCCTGGGCCGTCAGGAAATCGTGCCGCTCCTTCAGTTGTTCATATTCGCTCAAGGCCAGCAGATTAACCTCACCGAAGTTTTCGACTGTAGCCCGGGCCTTCTCCAGGTTCTCCATGGTTGCCTGTTTTTCTCCGGCTTCGATCCCCTTGAATTCCCGGACCAATTCTCCCAAATCAACATAATGTCTTTCCTGAATGTTATTTTTCAGGTGATCGCTCTGAAAGTCAATTTCCCGAAGAGCAATCTCCCGCTCATTTGCCTCTTTCGTGACCCGCTCCAGGCTTTGTTTAATCTCTTTAACTTCCCGTTCGCAGTCTTTCAGCAAACCATCCTTGTCCTGCTGCCGGAGATTCATTTCCGCCAGTGTTTTTTCCAGAAGTTGGTACTCCTGATAGAGACTCCCCAGATTTTCCGTCTCACCGGCAATATTTACGGCGAGTTCCGCTTCCTGATGAATCGCCTTTTCCTGGTCCGCCTGCTTCTCCGTTATCTCACGGAGCAAGGCGGTCTGGGTCATTCCCAGGGTGGTTAAGTTTCTTTGCCCCGCTGCCATTTTCTCTTCACTGGCAGCCAAAAGAACCTTGGTGGCAGTGTACTCCCGTTCCCACTTCTCAAGTTCTGATTTAACTTCCTGCCGCTTAATATTCAGCCCTGCTATAACTTCAGTAATGACAAGCTCCCGTTCTTCCTGAACAATCTGGTCATGCTTGACCAGCTCCATTTTCTCGAGCGTTTCTGTTTCGGCCGCAACCATCGTCTCATGATCGAACTCGTGTATGCTGCGCCGTTGATTAATGCGCTTCATCTCGTCATCGAATCGTTCCAGGTCTTTGCATCGGCCGTTAATCTGGATCTCCAACTGGTGCAACTCGGTTTTGACCTGCTGCAACGCCTCTTCAGACCCGGCAATCATGTTGATGGCAACTATCCTGTCCTCCTCAGACTCTTCCATGTCCCGCCGCAGGCGAGAGATTTCCTTTTTTAATTCGCCGATTTCTCTCTTGTTGGCCAGCAGATTTCTTTCTCCCTTGTTATGACTGCCGCCGGTAAGTATGCCATGGGAATTGATGATATCGCCATCAGGCGTTACAAAAGAACCCCGAAACCCGTTTTGACTCCATAAGGAGACGCCGTCCTTGAGGTTTGGTATCAGCAGTACGTCGCCCAGCAGATTATCCAGGATTGCTTTAAAGTCGTCATGCACCTGAACTCGATCAAGCAGCCGCACCGTTGCCTCAAGATGTTTAGGCTGCGGTGATTGCAGATGATAATTTCTGACACCCAGCGGGACAAAAGTTCCTCTCCCGGAGGCGGACTGCTTTAAATAATCAATGGCCCTGATCCCATCCTCCTGATTCTTGACCACGACATATTGCAGTTTCTCACCCAGAACAGCCTCAACCGCCATTTCATATTCCATCGGCACGTCAATATGGTCGGCCACGAGACCGAGAAACGTATCACCTGCCAAACCAGCGAGACTTCCCTGTTTCCTGGCTGTCATGATGGATTTGATGCCCTCGCTGCACCAGGTGTAACCATCCTGAAACTCCTGCAGTGAAGCCAAGCGAGCCGACTTCCGACCGTTCTGGTCCTTCAACCCGGCAATATCGTCTTCAACTTGCCGGAGACGCTCCCTGGCCTCGCCAAGATCGGTAATAATAGATCCCTGACGAGTCTTTAATCCCTCCCTGTTTTCCTCATCCGCCCCTAACGCCTCACTTATATCCCGCCAGGACTGGGAAAGGAAATCAGAGCGTTGGGCATTTTCTTCCATTTCCTTAAGGTGCCGTTCCTTCCTTTTGTTAATATCCTCAAGGGTCTTGACAAAATTTGCCTCCATATTCTTGAGCTTTGACTTCTCGGCCGCGATATCAATATACGCTACTTTCCGGGCGTCTGATTCCCTGTTCAGGTCGCTATCGGCTTTCCTCAATTCGTCAAGCTGCTTCTGGCTGGCAAGAATAGCCGCCTGCACATCTTGTATCTCGCGCTGCAGCGTTTCAATCTGTGCCGTCAACGTGTGAACTTCATTCCGGATATCGGCTAGACGGTCTTCCCGCGTCTTTATCTCGGCAACGTTCCGTTCTTTTTGAGCATGCAGATCGGCAACACGCTTGCGGGAAAATTCCACCGTCTGCTCTTTCATGTTAATTACGTTCTTGATTTCATAAATTTTTTCGCGGCTTTGGGAAATCATTTCCTCTTGCTGCATCACGGTGACTTTTAGCTCCTCAAAAGAGGCTTCCCTGCCTTTCAGCTCCGTTCTAATAGCCGTTTCTTTGCCTTGCAGAATCTCCCTGTCTTTTTCCAGCGCTGCTCTCTTCTCGATCAGGTCGGCATAGTTTACCAGCGCCAAGGAGAGTTCGGCCTCCTTGATTTCTTTTTTCAGGGCCCGGTATAATTCGGCGCGTTTTGCCTGCCGGGAAACGACATTGAGCTGGGTTTTTACCTCCTTCATTATGTCATGGAGGCGCAGCATGTTTTGCCGGGTGGCTTCCATCTTCCGTAAGGCTGCTTCTTTCCGGCTTTTGTATTTGGCAATCCCGGCAGCTTCCTCGATATATTGCCGCCGTTCTTCCGGCTTCGCCTCGACCAGCGTGGAAACACTGTTCTGCTCTACGAGAGAATAGGTCCTGGCGCCGACTCCCGTATCCATGAAGAATTCCTTGACATCCAGCAGGCGGCAGGGAACTTTATTGAGGTAATACTCACTTTCTCCTTCCCGGAAAATACGCCGGGCAATAGTCAATTCACTGCACTCGCCGTAAGCGCCCGAAAAAGGCTGGCCATCGCTGACCATAGTCATGGTAACTTCGGCCATCCCCACGGGGGCAGTATTTTCGGCCCCGCTGAAGATGACGTCGTCCATCTTCTTGCCGCGCAGGGCCTTGATGCGCTGCTCGCCCATAACCCAGCGAATTGCATCAACAATATTACTCTTGCCGCAACCATTGGGGCCGATCACGCCGCTGATGCCCGGTGAAAATTCCAGGACGACCTTCTCGCAGAAGGTCTTGAACCCGCTTATCTCCAGCTTTTTTAATCGCATCTTTCAAAACCCGGCCATTTGTAATTCTGTGCGATATTAGCAAAGGGTCGGGCTGTTGTAAAGAAAAAAATACAATAAAATGTGGTCAAATTATTTTTACCCACAACATGTAGTATAATCAGCGTTTAAGGCCGGAGGTTCGGGCAAGGCAAAATTCAGAGTATGAAGGGGCAGAGAATATTAACAATAAACGTTGTGAATCCCCTTTTTCTTACTTATAATGCGCCGACGTAATTGCTGAAATATTCACATGTCATTAACGCAATGTTCTGGACGGGAACCAGACAAGCCTCTGTAATACTGAGAAATTCAATGGTAAATAAAGAAGCCACCGCCCGTATCATTGCGCGCCTTAAAACGCGTCCAATCTGGAGATGTCGGCGGTCGGTGACCGGCACCGGATATGGCCGATCCAGAGGTGGGGGGAGTTTGTTTATCGATGAAAGCAAAAATAGAAAATGATATTTGCCGTTGCCCCTGGGTTGATTTGGGCAAAGCCGATTATGTCGAATATCACGACAAAGAGTGGGGTGTTCCGGTTTATAACGACAGGCTGTTGTTTGAATTTCTGACTTTGGAATCTGCCCAGGCAGGTTTAAGCTGGTACACCGTTTTAAAAAAGAGAGAGCATTATCGAAGGGCATTTGAAAATTTTGAACCGGAAAAGATTGCCGGATTCGATCAGGCAAAGATTGAAGGACTGTTACTGAATCCGGGGATCATCAGAAATCGCTTGAAAATCGAAGCTACGGTAAATAATGCGCATAAATTTCTTGAAGTTCAGACAGAGTATGGAAGTTTTTCAAAATATATATGGGGTTTTGTCGGGGGCAAACCAAGAATAAGTAACATATTGAAATTGTCTGATTATCCTGCAACAAACCAGGAATCGGACACATTAAGCAAAGACTTGAAGAAGAGAGGGTTTAAATTTTTGGGTTCTACGATATGTTATGCGCATATGCAGGCCACGGGTATGGTAAACGACCACTCTCTTGGTTGTTTCAGGAGAAGGGAGCTCATTGAGAAATATGGTAAAGGACAAACCCATGAACGGTAACAACCGATCCGACATCGCACCCGGCATGCGGGTGAAAGTGGTCCGGAAAGAGGATCAGCGCAGCGGCGCCCTCACGGAAGGAATCGTCCGGGATCTGCTCACGAAATCGCCCCAGCACCCCCACGGCATCAAGGTGCGCCTGGAGGGCGGTATCGTGGGGCGGGTACAAGAGATTTTGGGCGCTTGATGGTCACCCGTTTTTCCGCGGAAAGGACTTCCATGAAGATTTACGTTGATGCGGACGGATTTCCCCGGGCAGCGAAGGACATCCTGGTCCGGGCCGCCCTGCGGCTGGGTGTGCCCGTCGTCTTCGTGGCCAACAAGCCTTTCCGCCAGGAGACGTCGCCGCTGATTTCGAGTCTTCTCGTCCCCGAGGGGCCGGACATTGCCGATGACCGCATCGTGGAGTTGGCAGAGCCGGGTGATCTGGTAATTACCGCCGACATCCCCCTGGCGGACCGGGTCGTCTCCAAGGGGGCCTGCGCCCTTAATCCCCGGGGCAAGCTCTATACGGAGGAGAACGTCAAGGACCGTCTGGCTGTGCGGGATCTCCTGAGCGAATTAAGGGACGGCGGCCTGATGACGGGCGGACCACCGGCCTTCGGTAAGAAGGACTGCCAGGCCTTTGCCGACCAGCTCGATCGCTTCCTGATCCGCCGGTTGAAGGAGGAAAAAGCCTAAACGGCTGGATGGAAATACCGGATTAAATCAAAATATCCCGTCCAGCACCGCACCACAGCGCGGACAGGCATTGTCTCTCAGCGTCACTTTCTTGATGGAAAAGCCGTGGCGTTCGATGAGCAACTTACCACAGTTGAAGCAGTTGGTATTTTCTCCTTCGCTGCCGGGGACGTTCCCTACATAGACATATTTGAGCCCTGCTTCCCGGCCGATTTCACTGGCGCGGCTCAGAGTAGCCGCAGGAGTAGGTGAGCGGTCTGTCATCTTATACTGGGGATGAAAGCGGGAGATATGCCAGGGGGTTTCCGCTCCGAGCGAAGCGACAAAGGC is part of the Deltaproteobacteria bacterium genome and harbors:
- the smc gene encoding chromosome segregation protein SMC gives rise to the protein MRLKKLEISGFKTFCEKVVLEFSPGISGVIGPNGCGKSNIVDAIRWVMGEQRIKALRGKKMDDVIFSGAENTAPVGMAEVTMTMVSDGQPFSGAYGECSELTIARRIFREGESEYYLNKVPCRLLDVKEFFMDTGVGARTYSLVEQNSVSTLVEAKPEERRQYIEEAAGIAKYKSRKEAALRKMEATRQNMLRLHDIMKEVKTQLNVVSRQAKRAELYRALKKEIKEAELSLALVNYADLIEKRAALEKDREILQGKETAIRTELKGREASFEELKVTVMQQEEMISQSREKIYEIKNVINMKEQTVEFSRKRVADLHAQKERNVAEIKTREDRLADIRNEVHTLTAQIETLQREIQDVQAAILASQKQLDELRKADSDLNRESDARKVAYIDIAAEKSKLKNMEANFVKTLEDINKRKERHLKEMEENAQRSDFLSQSWRDISEALGADEENREGLKTRQGSIITDLGEARERLRQVEDDIAGLKDQNGRKSARLASLQEFQDGYTWCSEGIKSIMTARKQGSLAGLAGDTFLGLVADHIDVPMEYEMAVEAVLGEKLQYVVVKNQEDGIRAIDYLKQSASGRGTFVPLGVRNYHLQSPQPKHLEATVRLLDRVQVHDDFKAILDNLLGDVLLIPNLKDGVSLWSQNGFRGSFVTPDGDIINSHGILTGGSHNKGERNLLANKREIGELKKEISRLRRDMEESEEDRIVAINMIAGSEEALQQVKTELHQLEIQINGRCKDLERFDDEMKRINQRRSIHEFDHETMVAAETETLEKMELVKHDQIVQEERELVITEVIAGLNIKRQEVKSELEKWEREYTATKVLLAASEEKMAAGQRNLTTLGMTQTALLREITEKQADQEKAIHQEAELAVNIAGETENLGSLYQEYQLLEKTLAEMNLRQQDKDGLLKDCEREVKEIKQSLERVTKEANEREIALREIDFQSDHLKNNIQERHYVDLGELVREFKGIEAGEKQATMENLEKARATVENFGEVNLLALSEYEQLKERHDFLTAQDADITASLQSLQRTIERINRISRTRFAETFEAVNLCFQEMFTRIFPGGKGSLYLTDSTEMLETGVEMDIQIPGKRTRNVSLLSGGEKSLAAIALILAIIQYRPTPFLVLDEVDAALDDANISLFNRLIQDIAKNSQIIMITHNKKTMEVAENLYGITMQNQGVSTLVSVNLN
- a CDS encoding DNA-3-methyladenine glycosylase I is translated as MADPEVGGVCLSMKAKIENDICRCPWVDLGKADYVEYHDKEWGVPVYNDRLLFEFLTLESAQAGLSWYTVLKKREHYRRAFENFEPEKIAGFDQAKIEGLLLNPGIIRNRLKIEATVNNAHKFLEVQTEYGSFSKYIWGFVGGKPRISNILKLSDYPATNQESDTLSKDLKKRGFKFLGSTICYAHMQATGMVNDHSLGCFRRRELIEKYGKGQTHER
- a CDS encoding YwbE family protein, with protein sequence MNGNNRSDIAPGMRVKVVRKEDQRSGALTEGIVRDLLTKSPQHPHGIKVRLEGGIVGRVQEILGA
- a CDS encoding YaiI/YqxD family protein, which encodes MKIYVDADGFPRAAKDILVRAALRLGVPVVFVANKPFRQETSPLISSLLVPEGPDIADDRIVELAEPGDLVITADIPLADRVVSKGACALNPRGKLYTEENVKDRLAVRDLLSELRDGGLMTGGPPAFGKKDCQAFADQLDRFLIRRLKEEKA